Part of the Ignavibacterium album JCM 16511 genome, AAACCAGTTCATTCCACTATCTGTAGTTTTTAACAATCCCCATCCATATGAGCCGGCAATTATTTCTTCAGGGTTTCTTGGATCAAGGTATAGTGAATTTACGCTGCTTCCAACTATCTTTGTCTGCTCCCAACTATTACCTCCGTTAGTAGATTTAAATACTCCCATACTTCCGTTACTGACATATAATGTTTCAGGATAAATCGGATCTATTGCAATAGTAAGCGGCGTGACTGATATACCCGGCAAATTATTATTTATGATTGACCAATTGCTTCCACCATCCGTAGTCCTAAATACGAATCCATTCGGTTGAAAAACAGGGTCTCCCTGAACTGCATATATTTTTAATGTATCAATCGGGTTTAAGACGAATGTGTTTACTCCATTGATATCTAGTAATGGTTGTAAGGTAATTCCTGCATTATAGGAAACATAGAGATTGTTTTTATAGATCAGATAGATTGTGTTTTTATTATACGGATTGACCATAATTTTTCTCAATCCGTAACCATCCTGCTGTGTCATCATTTCCCAGTTTATTCCTGAATCGCTACTTCTATAAACTCTACCCCCAATACCCGCATATAAAACAGATGTGTCTGATGGTGATATTGCAAGCGCTTCGATAATATTGGGGAGTTCACTTATCAAATACCATTGTTCACCACCATCATCACTTCTGTAGAGTTTTGTACCATCACGGCTGTTAAATATTACAGTTGTTTTTTTAGGGTTTGAAACAAATTGAGATAATATATCTGGATTGTTTTGATGAATAATTGATATTTGTTTATCATCAAAATTAACCTTAAAGATTATCCCATTTGTTTGAGTAAAAAATGTACTTGTGTCATCCAAACTAAAGTGTGCAGTAGGTATAATTTCTGAGGACTTTAAATCTATTAGATTAACGATGCTTCCGTTTTTAGAAATAAAAACTCCCCCAAAAGAACGTTCAAGTGTCAGAATAGTACTAGTATTGATTGGATGAATTTTTATTCCCTCGACGGAAACAGCCCCAACTAAGCCTGAAAAAGGTCCCAAAAATTTATAATTAATCTCCTGGGCATATAGAACAATAAAACAAATTGACGATAATAGAGCAATCTTAATTTTCATAGGTATAAATTAAATAATATTTTTAGAGGGACGATCTAATCGTCCCATATTTATTTAGCTATAATCATTTTAAGAGTTTTAGAATAGCTGCCACTAATCAATTGATACAGATATACTCCACTGGAAAGATTTTCTGAGTTAAAATTTATTTTATATGTGCCAGCATTTTGAAATTCATTTACTAATGTTTTTTGCTCCTGCCCAAGAACATCATAAACAACTAATTTTACAATCCCATCTTCTTTTATTGAATAACTGATAGTCGTTATTGGATTAAATGGATTCGGATAATTCTGATAAAGAGCGTAGTCATATGCAATACCAGGAGAATAGTCAGATAGTATTTTTTGTTCAATATTAGTATAAGAAACTTCATTTGATGTAATAGATTCCCTTCCATTAGCATCTACAGATGTAACCCGATAATAAATTGTACCCAATAAATAACTGGGTTCTACCCACGATGTAAAGGTTAAATTTCCATTGTGCGGAACTTCATCAACTTTTGTAAAATTGTATTGGTTAGGAGCTTTCGAACGATAAATGTTGTAATGAGAAATTGAAACATTTTCTAAAGTTGGCTGCACTGTTTTCCATCTCAAAGTGACAGGATTTTGATTGCTTATTGTCAATTGAGTAGGATAATCTGGTATAATACCGTTCCCCTGTGATAAAGCAAAAATAGCTCTGTTTGCCTGAAGTAATCCATTTCCGAATTTAGTCGGGTCACTTTCCATTTGTGGAGTGTAAATAGCTGTTTGATTGATCACTTTACGAATATCCATATGCAAAATATCAGGTTTTCTTGAATACAACAACGCTCCAACGCCTGCAACCTGAGGCGAAGAGAATGAAGTTCCTGAAAATTGTCCTATACCAAAAGTTCCGTTGGCAGTTGTAACAATATTTTCATTTGGTGCAACCACATCCAAGTCTGTTCCTCTATTATTATAATACAACCAGCTCTTAGTAATCCCTCCTACAGAATGGACTTTAGGATGTTTGGCCGGAAACCTGAGATTTGTTTGATTAATTTGATTACCAGCTGCAGCGACGAGTAAACATCCTTTCTGATTATATGCATATTCAATAGCATCTTTGATTGCCCGAGTTTCATCAATCCAGAAGCTCATATTGATTACCTTAGCACCATTGTTTGCTGCAAAAATAATTGCATCATCTACCCTTTCTCCATCAATAAATTCACCTGAGCCGACTCTTATTGCCATAATCTTACTACCTAAGTTATTATTACCCCAACCGCCTGAAATGCCACTTACCATCAAACCGTTATTTGTTTTTGCACCAATTACTCCTGCTACACCAGTTCCATGGTGATCATTTGCTATTGGCTGAGGCTCTGGATCGTTGTTATAAAAATCCCATTTGACTGATGACAAGTTTAAATCAATATTTAATGAATCAACACCTAAATCTAAAACAGCAACTGTAACAGGATTTGTAGCTCCGGTTTCTGTATCCCAAGCAAAGGGTGCATTTATATGAGGCCAACCATTAATGTTAAACCAATGATACTGGCTACTAAAAAAAGGATCGTTAGGCGTGGAATTAGTGCCTCCAAATGAATTCATTTCAACTGATTCAAACAACCCACTGCTTAAGTAAGCATTTAATCTTTGATGGAAAATAGCTCCCTGTGGTAATTTTAGGTCAATATATCCCAATTCATTTTCTCTTAATATTGTTATGTTATTTACCATATTGAGTGCTTCGAGTGCCTGTCTTGGAACCCTTTCTTTTAATTTTACCGTCATTGATAATTCGTTTAAAGGCAATAATTCATCAGAATTAAGGTCTTTGATAAACCATTTATTATTTTGCTTAATATAATCTCTCCCGTTAATATGAATATTATTTTGTAAAAATACCAATGAATTAAAAATCCATATAAAAATAAATATTTTAATTGTTAAGTATTTCATTGCTTTTTCCGTTTATAATTTAAGTTTAATTTGAATTTTAATAAAGAAAGATTTTAAGTAAAACCAACAGTGAATCGCTGAGAATTTCCTTTAAAATGAATTGCTAAGATTAATTGATGGGTGGGGGGTAATTGTTCCCGGTAAATAATTATTCTCTGCGGGCAAACAAACCTTTCTGACAGGTAACTCAGAGAAAGATTGTATTCCGTGCTTTGCTATACCGACAAGTTTGGTCATTAAACGCATAGACTGCTCCTCTTAACACTAAATACTTCAAAATTTATTACCCGAAAATTTCTTCAAATAGAAACAATAAATGAAGAGAGAAAAATTCTATGAGTAAAGCTTACAAGTAAAAACTAAAGAGGCGCAAAAATTTTTTACGACAAAAATGGTGACAGTAATGGATGGTGAGAGGTGTTAGTTATAAAGGATAAGGTAAGAGGAGTTAATAATAAATGTAAGATGAGGACTTTTTTCTTAAGAAAATCATTCAAGAAAGAATAGTGATTCATTTCATAGAGTAGTATAAAATTTTTATTAAAAGAAAGAGCGGGCAAATTGTCCGCTCTTTTTAATTTTTCAAGAAGAGTTAAGAATCTTTTTGAATAAGTTCTATGAAATTTTAAAAGCCCCTCTCCTTAGGAGAGGGGTTGGGGTGAGGCCTACTTAATCACCATCATCTTCTTCACATCCGTAAAGTTACCTGCAGAAAGTTTGTAATAATATATTCCACTTGGTAACTCAGAAGCATTAAATTCAACTTCATATCTGCCCGCTTCTTTGTATTCATTCAAGAGTGTTGCTACTTCATTTCCCAATACATCATAAACTATCAATGTTACAAGATTCCTTACACTGTTCGGAATGACAAATGAAATTTTGGTTGAAGGATTAAATGGATTCGGATAGTTTTGCTCAAGTACAAATTTATCTGGTGTAAATATTTCAACTTCTATTTCATTTGAATACTCAAATGTTCCGTCAAAATCTATTTGTTTCAGTCTGTAAGAATACTTTCCTGCTCTCAGATTTTTATCAGTAAACAGATAACTCTGAGGTTCAGTTGTAGTTCCTTTGCCATTAACAAAACCGATTTTCTCCCAGATAACTTCGCTAGTGAATTTCGGACTTTGACTTCTTTGAATTTCAAAACCACGGTTATTTGTTTCTGTAGCAGTTGACCAGCTCAGCTCAACATTATTTCCATTTGCAACTGCAGTGAACGATGTTAGTTCAACGGGAATGACAGTATTGTAAGTTGAGATTTTTATATTATCAACATACCAACCATCATTTTGAATTGAACCATCAGAGCGTAATAAAAACCTTAGCTTAATAGTTTGTCCAATGAAATTTGAAAGGTTCATTTTTTCATGAACCCAAGTTGTTTGTGTACCATCGTAGAGAGGTTCATTGGGTGGCTGGAAAGAACCCGTTCCGGGATTTGTATAATTTCCTGCAAGCGGTGTCCAGGTTGAACCATTATTTGTTGAAACCAAAACCTGACCATAATCCCAGTTATTTTCTATATCCCATTGAGTATCAAATTCCAGTTCTGCTCCGAGAATGCCGGCAAGATTTATAGCATTATTGTAAGTTAATGTTGCTATAACATTCTGAGGATAAGTGCTCCCCGGTGAATCAGTAAATGATGTCGGTGGTGAAACATATTTGGATTTTGTAGTATCCCAACCGCTTACTGAAGTCCAGTTGTTTAAATTATTTGCTTCATCATACAACGCTACTGATACAGGTGCAACATAAAACTGATAAAATGCCGGAGGCGGAACATTACCAGGAGGATTAAATCCACTTCCGCCAGCAGGTAGTGTTTTAACTATAGTTGAATTTGCATCCTGTGCTGCAATATAATATTGAACGATACTTCCGAGTGGTATTGCAGGAATTGTAAAGCTGAAATTACTCCCACCTGAATTTGTTCCTACAACTTCATTGAAAGAGCTGAAACCACTTCCGGTGCTTGTTCTGTAGTAAAGTCTGGGCGCTGAAATTCCTGTCCCTATTTCTAATCCAGTTGTAATTTGTGCTGTGGTAACAACTGGTTGCGATTGGGTCATTGAAGCAATCGGAGTATGAGAAATCTGCAGATTAAGATTTAATGCAAGTGTTGCGAAAGTTCCGATAGCGAGCTTTGCAGATTTTGTGTAATAAGGTTGATTGAAATACTGAACCAAATCGCTTGTAGTATGATAGTATGCATTAAAGTCATTGTCATCTTCAATTAATAAAATTGCACCATAATTCTTCGACCAGAATGATGCGTGATCGCTGTAAGTGGACCCGGGATTATAAGACACAATGGTAAGATTAATTCCATATTGCGAATTTACTTCAACCATCTTTTGATACAACTCAACTGAGTTTGCAACAGCCCGATTATGAACATTAACTATTCCATCATTGTTGCTATCATAAGCAATCATATCCATATTAACCACACCAACAATTGAATCATTTACATTCCTTGCCTGAGTAGCATAATAGTTGCTTCCAACCAATCCTTGTTCTTCTTCGTCCCAAAGAGCATAAACAATTGTGTAAGGGAAAGAATATTGAGATAAAATTCTTGCTGCCTCAATTACTGCTGCCGTTCCGCTTGCGTTATCATCTGCTCCGGGCGCCGTTGTACCTGAAGGCATATCATCATAGTGAGCACATATTATCAGTTTTTGATTTGGGAATTGTGTTCCGGGCTGTGTTCCGATAACATTATTGCCGCTTGATGAGAAATTCTGAATTGTTGTTGTAATTCCATACGATTGCAGTTTTTGTTTTATATAATCTTTTGCGAGTTCGTTTGCCGAATTGTTTTTATGTCTGGATACTATCGTTACAGTTTGTCCGTTAACAACTGTTGGAACATTGCCTGAGAGTTCACGAACAAAGTAAACAAGAGAATCCTGTTTTACAGAATTTATTATTTGCTGGACAGTTGGATTCTGTGCAAACGATGAAAAGGAAAAAAGAAAAAGAAAAAATACACCGAGGTTCTGTAGATGCTTTTTCATTACTCCGCCTGTGAGATGTTAGTAGTTATAAAATTATTCGAGGATTAGCAACTAATAATTGCTATCAACAATCTGAATAAGTAGCAAATGTTATTCCTTTAAAACTTAGTTTGATTTTTTATTATAATCAAACTTCTCTCAGAATTTTCAACCTTTAATTATAAGGTTTGAAAAATGATTTTTCCTAAATGAGAACCTTTAAAAAGTTGTTTGATGATTAGCATTTGTTTTCAAATTATTGCCGAGTAGTTCAAGAATCTCTTTTTCAGTTGAGTAACCACCGTCTTTTGCATACCAGAGATGTAGCTGTTTAATAACTTCCTGCTTGTCCAATCCTTTTTTATGCAATTCATCAGCGAGAGATTTTGCTGCTAGTGGACGAGGTCCCCATTGAAATATTTCATTCAGTTCTTTATCTAACACAACAAGTTTTGGAATGCTTCTTTTACCGTTCGTCAAATACAAATCCATTACATCCGGATTTGAATCGCGCAAAAGAATTTTCAAATCAATATTTTTATTAAGATTTGCCAACGCAGCAATAACAGGTAAAGTTTGTGCAGAATCTCCGCACCAGTCTTCTGTGATAACAAGCCAGAGCTGATAGTTTTGAATATTGCTTATTGTAGTTAATGCTTCTTCGGTTGGCTTATACAACTTTTCAAGTCTTGAAACTCTTGCAAGATTTAACTTCCTGTAATCATAATAAGCCCGTTCCATTTCATTTAACAAATCAGGGTTAACATCCACAACATTTTTCTCACTAAGTTCTTTGAATTGCAGATATGTAAAGGCATTATTTAATTTTTCTTTGAGTAAGAACTTCTTTTCAATCATAAAATTCCGAAAGTTATTGATAAATAATTTTTCATAGTTAGAATAGAAAAAATTATTTTGGTTTCAGAAAGCTAAACAAAATTCGTGGAAATTGAACTTTTTTTATTCTTTTTTCATTGTATTTTTACAGCGGCTTAAAAACAGATTTAATAATATGACAACCACAACAAAATATTTTACACCGGAAGAGGCAAGAAGAACACTCCCATTGGTCAGGAAAATTGTTCAGGATATTCTTGATACAACGAGAGAAATGCGTCTGATTGCCGAAGATCTGCAAGGCGATTTTGAAGAAGACGCGCGTATAAAAAAACTTGCAGATGAGGTAAATGGCTTTCTTAAAGAGCTTGAGGAAATAGGTTGTTTTTATAAAGATTCAAATTTTCAAATTGGACTGGTAGATTTTCCTGCACTGTTTGATGGTCGTGAAGTATATCTCTGCTGGCGAAGTGATGAAGATGATATACTTTACTATCACGAAGTTGACGCCGGATATCAGGGTAGAAAGAAAATTCCCCCACAATATTTTGAAGGATCGTTGTTCTGATTAATCATCAGTGCAAAGGTTCTTCAACTAAGCTTTAATAAAGTTTTTCAATACTTCAATTCTATCTTCATTTATACTTAAAACTCCAAGAGATTAATAAAAATTAATGTTGCGTTAATAATGAGTTAATATTTGAAGCTTACTTTTGCCTTTGTAACTAATCAAAGGAGTTCAAAATGCAAGCATTAAATGGTTTGAAAGAATTCTCATTGAATGACCCTGCTCAGAAACGAAAACTCGCCGAGTTTTATAATTACAAGGGGGTTGAGCAAGCTGATGAAGGCAATCTGATGGAAGCTTTAAATTATTTTAACAAAGCTTTGCAGATTGATCCGATGTGTAAAGAAGCCCTTTTTAATCGGGCTACAATAAAAGCTGATTTGGGAGAATTTGAGGAAGCCAGAAAAGATTTTTATAAAATCG contains:
- a CDS encoding thioredoxin family protein; translated protein: MIEKKFLLKEKLNNAFTYLQFKELSEKNVVDVNPDLLNEMERAYYDYRKLNLARVSRLEKLYKPTEEALTTISNIQNYQLWLVITEDWCGDSAQTLPVIAALANLNKNIDLKILLRDSNPDVMDLYLTNGKRSIPKLVVLDKELNEIFQWGPRPLAAKSLADELHKKGLDKQEVIKQLHLWYAKDGGYSTEKEILELLGNNLKTNANHQTTF
- a CDS encoding S8 family serine peptidase, whose translation is MKYLTIKIFIFIWIFNSLVFLQNNIHINGRDYIKQNNKWFIKDLNSDELLPLNELSMTVKLKERVPRQALEALNMVNNITILRENELGYIDLKLPQGAIFHQRLNAYLSSGLFESVEMNSFGGTNSTPNDPFFSSQYHWFNINGWPHINAPFAWDTETGATNPVTVAVLDLGVDSLNIDLNLSSVKWDFYNNDPEPQPIANDHHGTGVAGVIGAKTNNGLMVSGISGGWGNNNLGSKIMAIRVGSGEFIDGERVDDAIIFAANNGAKVINMSFWIDETRAIKDAIEYAYNQKGCLLVAAAGNQINQTNLRFPAKHPKVHSVGGITKSWLYYNNRGTDLDVVAPNENIVTTANGTFGIGQFSGTSFSSPQVAGVGALLYSRKPDILHMDIRKVINQTAIYTPQMESDPTKFGNGLLQANRAIFALSQGNGIIPDYPTQLTISNQNPVTLRWKTVQPTLENVSISHYNIYRSKAPNQYNFTKVDEVPHNGNLTFTSWVEPSYLLGTIYYRVTSVDANGRESITSNEVSYTNIEQKILSDYSPGIAYDYALYQNYPNPFNPITTISYSIKEDGIVKLVVYDVLGQEQKTLVNEFQNAGTYKINFNSENLSSGVYLYQLISGSYSKTLKMIIAK
- a CDS encoding M28 family peptidase; the encoded protein is MKKHLQNLGVFFLFLFSFSSFAQNPTVQQIINSVKQDSLVYFVRELSGNVPTVVNGQTVTIVSRHKNNSANELAKDYIKQKLQSYGITTTIQNFSSSGNNVIGTQPGTQFPNQKLIICAHYDDMPSGTTAPGADDNASGTAAVIEAARILSQYSFPYTIVYALWDEEEQGLVGSNYYATQARNVNDSIVGVVNMDMIAYDSNNDGIVNVHNRAVANSVELYQKMVEVNSQYGINLTIVSYNPGSTYSDHASFWSKNYGAILLIEDDNDFNAYYHTTSDLVQYFNQPYYTKSAKLAIGTFATLALNLNLQISHTPIASMTQSQPVVTTAQITTGLEIGTGISAPRLYYRTSTGSGFSSFNEVVGTNSGGSNFSFTIPAIPLGSIVQYYIAAQDANSTIVKTLPAGGSGFNPPGNVPPPAFYQFYVAPVSVALYDEANNLNNWTSVSGWDTTKSKYVSPPTSFTDSPGSTYPQNVIATLTYNNAINLAGILGAELEFDTQWDIENNWDYGQVLVSTNNGSTWTPLAGNYTNPGTGSFQPPNEPLYDGTQTTWVHEKMNLSNFIGQTIKLRFLLRSDGSIQNDGWYVDNIKISTYNTVIPVELTSFTAVANGNNVELSWSTATETNNRGFEIQRSQSPKFTSEVIWEKIGFVNGKGTTTEPQSYLFTDKNLRAGKYSYRLKQIDFDGTFEYSNEIEVEIFTPDKFVLEQNYPNPFNPSTKISFVIPNSVRNLVTLIVYDVLGNEVATLLNEYKEAGRYEVEFNASELPSGIYYYKLSAGNFTDVKKMMVIK
- a CDS encoding DUF2203 domain-containing protein — protein: MTTTTKYFTPEEARRTLPLVRKIVQDILDTTREMRLIAEDLQGDFEEDARIKKLADEVNGFLKELEEIGCFYKDSNFQIGLVDFPALFDGREVYLCWRSDEDDILYYHEVDAGYQGRKKIPPQYFEGSLF